Proteins encoded within one genomic window of Nitrospinota bacterium:
- a CDS encoding DUF4292 domain-containing protein, giving the protein MQFRLLSSRLSVIGWLLIGACLLTSCQSGMTPTSHLNQETISLDDLLKRLVFRQSGLTDLKSFIYTTIEIKDKKRSFRQALVVREADSLRIETLSVLGQPLGVYIFNGRNVEGHRSILYDLRRKQILLGKEVREALLQTLGMDIALGEYISVFYGNIPRLEFLEMTSGALSKEGTVYFLTGVDPVDKSRMEIEIDAYTLFPNQITRTLINGKTIRVKWQDYREVQGRDFPHQIIIEFPSKGERLTLVYNDPVINAGISDDTFQLSPVSNNVSLSQN; this is encoded by the coding sequence ATGCAGTTCCGTTTATTATCAAGCCGTCTCTCGGTGATCGGTTGGCTCCTGATTGGAGCTTGTCTCCTCACCTCCTGTCAGTCCGGGATGACACCCACATCCCATTTGAATCAGGAGACCATCTCTCTCGATGACCTGCTAAAGCGATTGGTTTTCAGGCAAAGCGGGTTGACCGACCTGAAATCTTTTATTTACACCACCATTGAGATAAAGGACAAAAAGCGGTCTTTTCGCCAGGCCCTGGTCGTCCGCGAGGCTGATTCGCTCCGCATCGAGACGCTGAGTGTGCTGGGCCAGCCGCTGGGAGTTTATATTTTCAATGGCAGGAACGTGGAAGGCCATCGTTCGATCCTATATGATCTGCGTCGCAAACAGATTCTTCTGGGCAAGGAGGTTCGGGAAGCGCTGCTGCAGACTCTCGGAATGGATATTGCGTTGGGAGAATACATCAGCGTGTTTTACGGAAATATTCCCCGGCTCGAATTTCTGGAAATGACGAGCGGCGCCCTGAGCAAAGAGGGAACCGTCTATTTTTTGACGGGGGTGGACCCGGTGGATAAAAGCCGCATGGAAATTGAAATCGATGCGTACACGCTTTTCCCCAACCAAATTACCCGTACCTTGATAAATGGAAAAACCATTCGTGTAAAGTGGCAGGACTATCGTGAAGTTCAGGGCCGCGATTTTCCTCATCAAATCATTATCGAGTTTCCTTCCAAGGGTGAGCGCTTGACTCTTGTCTATAATGACCCGGTCATTAATGCCGGAATTTCGGACGATACTTTTCAACTTTCTCCTGTCAGTAATAATGTTTCCTTGTCGCAAAATTAG
- the ispE gene encoding 4-(cytidine 5'-diphospho)-2-C-methyl-D-erythritol kinase → MKLSFKTPAKINLALHIHHKREDGYHELETVLQMVSLYDHIDLETLPSGIELECDEPGIPKDHTNLVVRAAQFLKNAYPEKSRGVRISLKKNIPSGAGLGGGSGNAAGVLMGLNVLWDMKLGREDLVPLARKLGADVPFFLTAPCAFGKGRGDEVSPLQTTAKFHVLLVNPGISIATSWVYQNLNLKLTKRTNNISILKKFLLESQVACLGKCLGNDLEPVVFKRYPEILALKEGLSDLGANGSLLSGSGSTVFAIFDNPDRAKNAYAKVNKGSGEVFLTETVSSFSEFWPQEMLSYALR, encoded by the coding sequence ATGAAACTGTCCTTTAAAACCCCCGCGAAAATTAATCTGGCGCTTCACATTCACCATAAACGGGAAGACGGGTATCACGAGCTTGAAACCGTGTTGCAGATGGTTTCCCTGTACGACCATATTGACCTTGAAACCCTTCCCTCGGGAATCGAGTTAGAATGTGATGAGCCGGGCATCCCAAAGGACCACACCAATCTGGTGGTGCGGGCGGCGCAGTTTCTTAAGAACGCCTATCCGGAAAAAAGCCGTGGCGTACGAATAAGCTTAAAAAAAAATATTCCTTCCGGTGCAGGGTTGGGCGGAGGCAGCGGCAATGCGGCGGGGGTTCTCATGGGGTTGAACGTGCTTTGGGATATGAAATTGGGCCGGGAGGATCTGGTGCCTCTGGCCCGAAAACTCGGCGCGGACGTCCCCTTCTTCCTTACCGCTCCCTGTGCGTTTGGAAAGGGTCGCGGCGACGAGGTGTCACCCCTCCAAACCACTGCTAAATTTCATGTTTTACTCGTTAACCCAGGGATTTCCATTGCCACATCCTGGGTTTACCAGAACCTAAATTTGAAGTTGACAAAGCGGACAAATAATATTAGCATCTTAAAAAAATTTTTATTGGAATCACAGGTTGCCTGTTTGGGGAAGTGTTTGGGGAACGACTTGGAACCCGTTGTTTTTAAAAGGTACCCTGAGATTCTGGCGCTCAAGGAAGGCCTGTCTGATTTGGGGGCCAACGGTAGTCTTTTGTCTGGAAGTGGCTCAACAGTCTTTGCTATTTTTGATAACCCTGATCGCGCAAAAAACGCATACGCCAAAGTAAACAAAGGGAGCGGGGAAGTATTTCTTACGGAAACCGTGTCGAGTTTTTCCGAGTTTTGGCCGCAGGAGATGTTGAGTTACGCCTTAAGGTAA